A stretch of DNA from Arthrobacter jiangjiafuii:
TTGCCCCGGACCAGCATCGGTTCAATGGCCAGGCACAGGCCCGGACGCAGCTTGGGACCGTTGTGCGACGTCCGGTAGTTGAGTACGTCCGGGGCCTGGTGCATCTCGGATCCAATGCCGTGGCCGACATAGTCTTCCAGGATTCCGAGCGGCTTGCCCGGAACGCCCGAGACGTAGTCATCGATAGCGGCGCCGATGTCACCGACGAAACGGCCCTTGGCGGCTGCGGCGATGCCGCGCCACATGGCCTCTTCGGTGACGTCGGAGAGCCGTTGGTCCTCGGGATCAGGGGTGCCGACGATGACCGTGCGGGCCGAATCCGAATGCCATCCGTCCACGACGGCGCCGCCGTCGATGGACAGGATGTCGCCGTCCCGCAGGACCTTCTCCCCCGGGATGCCGTGAACGACTTCCTCGTTCACTGACACGCAGATGGTTGCCGGGAAGCCGTGGTAGC
This window harbors:
- the map gene encoding type I methionyl aminopeptidase: MFGQPRIQYKTNAQMRTMQKAGLVLIKALDAAVDAAVVGATTADIDAVFAAVLKEAGATSNFLGYHGFPATICVSVNEEVVHGIPGEKVLRDGDILSIDGGAVVDGWHSDSARTVIVGTPDPEDQRLSDVTEEAMWRGIAAAAKGRFVGDIGAAIDDYVSGVPGKPLGILEDYVGHGIGSEMHQAPDVLNYRTSHNGPKLRPGLCLAIEPMLVRGKIETLTLDDDWTVITTDGSRASQWEHSVAIHENGIWVLTAPDGGASRLAPLGVTPVPIPAD